A single region of the Duganella sp. BuS-21 genome encodes:
- a CDS encoding IclR family transcriptional regulator, whose translation MKIETVPEQKTTIQVIERMVALLDALAKYPDPVSLKELSKVSGLHPSTAHRILNDMVVSRFVDRVEPGTYRLGMRLLELGNVVKSRLSVREAALDFMRALHKKTQQTINLSVRQGDEIVYIDRAFSERSGMQVVRAIGGRGPLHLTSTGKLFLSVDEPKAIRAYATRTGLAGHNKNSITDLGKLERELSLVKSRGYSRDNEELELGVRCMAAGIYDDGGKLIAGLSISAPADRLQEEWLEDLVLTARQISVTLGYIPVE comes from the coding sequence ATGAAAATCGAAACCGTTCCAGAGCAAAAGACCACCATCCAGGTGATTGAGCGCATGGTGGCGCTGCTAGATGCGCTTGCCAAGTATCCCGATCCCGTCAGCCTCAAGGAATTGTCCAAGGTTTCGGGGCTACATCCTTCCACCGCGCACCGGATTTTGAACGATATGGTGGTCAGCCGCTTTGTCGACCGGGTCGAACCGGGCACCTACCGGCTCGGCATGCGCCTGCTGGAATTAGGCAATGTGGTCAAGAGCCGCCTGTCCGTGCGCGAAGCCGCGCTGGATTTCATGCGTGCACTGCACAAAAAAACCCAGCAGACCATCAACCTGTCGGTGCGCCAGGGCGACGAGATCGTCTACATCGACCGCGCCTTCTCGGAACGCTCGGGCATGCAGGTGGTGCGCGCCATCGGCGGCCGTGGTCCGCTACACCTGACCTCGACCGGCAAGCTATTCCTGTCCGTGGACGAGCCGAAGGCGATCCGCGCCTACGCCACGCGTACCGGCCTGGCCGGACACAACAAGAATTCGATCACCGACCTGGGCAAGCTGGAACGCGAGCTGAGCCTGGTGAAATCGCGCGGCTACTCGCGCGACAATGAAGAGTTGGAATTGGGTGTGCGCTGCATGGCCGCCGGCATCTACGACGATGGCGGCAAGCTGATTGCCGGGCTGTCGATCTCGGCGCCGGCCGACCGTTTGCAGGAAGAATGGCTGGAAGACCTGGTGCTGACTGCGCGCCAGATCTCCGTCACCCTCGGTTACATCCCGGTCGAGTAA